A region of Dehalococcoidia bacterium DNA encodes the following proteins:
- a CDS encoding NUDIX hydrolase yields MNARRRSRLPVEEAVSAGGVVFRRGPDGIEVVICGRTRDGVWGLPKGAPAPGESLEEAAVREVAEETGLQVRPLRKIGTIEYWFARPQDGVRVHKRVHHYLMEPVGGSTDQHDWEYDRVEWVPLDEALARLTYKNEAEVVRKAAQLLQEMEQA; encoded by the coding sequence ATGAACGCTAGACGTCGGTCGCGTCTGCCAGTGGAGGAGGCCGTCTCGGCCGGCGGCGTAGTATTCCGCCGCGGCCCCGACGGCATCGAGGTGGTCATCTGCGGTCGCACCCGCGACGGCGTCTGGGGGCTGCCCAAGGGTGCCCCTGCGCCGGGCGAGTCCCTCGAGGAGGCCGCGGTGCGGGAGGTGGCCGAAGAGACGGGCCTGCAGGTGCGGCCGCTACGCAAGATCGGCACCATCGAGTATTGGTTCGCCCGTCCTCAGGACGGCGTGCGGGTGCACAAGCGCGTCCATCACTACCTCATGGAGCCGGTGGGCGGCAGCACCGACCAGCACGACTGGGAATACGACCGGGTGGAGTGGGTGCCGCTGGACGAGGCCCTCGCTCGCCTCACCTACAAGAACGAGGCCGAGGTGGTGCGCAAGGCCGCCCAGCTCCTGCAGGAGATGGAGCAGGCGTGA
- a CDS encoding GNAT family N-acetyltransferase has translation MITPRDDVVARGRRVVLRRKRMADVVEDYAWRADEELARFDAAPPLRLPFADFARHWEMDMRFSDVPQRNLAIEDEAGQRIGNVMYYNLDRWRKEAEIGISIGRREYWGRGYGSDAVRALARHLFRTTDLRRLYLHTLDWNVRAQRAFQKAGFRPCGVAHRNGHSFLVMELRREWFFPIPGDGQDAPESPGRGAAAPG, from the coding sequence GTGATAACACCCCGGGACGACGTGGTGGCGCGAGGCAGGCGCGTCGTCCTGCGCCGGAAGCGCATGGCCGACGTGGTCGAGGACTACGCCTGGCGGGCCGACGAGGAGCTGGCCCGCTTCGACGCCGCGCCACCCCTGCGGCTGCCCTTCGCCGACTTCGCCCGCCACTGGGAGATGGACATGCGCTTCAGCGACGTGCCCCAGCGCAATCTGGCCATCGAGGACGAGGCGGGCCAGCGCATCGGCAACGTCATGTACTACAACCTGGACCGCTGGCGCAAGGAGGCCGAGATCGGCATCAGCATCGGTCGGCGGGAATATTGGGGCCGCGGCTACGGCAGCGACGCCGTCCGTGCCCTGGCGCGGCACCTGTTCCGCACCACCGACCTGCGCCGTCTCTACCTGCACACCCTGGACTGGAACGTGCGCGCCCAGCGGGCCTTCCAGAAGGCAGGCTTCCGCCCCTGCGGCGTGGCCCACCGCAACGGCCACAGCTTTCTGGTGATGGAGCTGAGGCGGGAGTGGTTTTTCCCTATCCCTGGGGACGGGCAGGACGCCCCGGAATCTCCAGGTCGGGGGGCGGCGGCGCCGGGTTAG
- a CDS encoding TldD/PmbA family protein produces the protein MLEELIDVALRRGAQEAEAFYSEVEEAPVLFEANRLKQLNGRQVSGVALRVIVDGRLGAASSSRPGDVEGLVEMALEAAPYGPEAHFSFPAEDGYPQVETYDVAVEAFPLDDMVHLGQSLIDAVRRQQPELVCDASVRKAIHRVVGLNSNGGSFQYRRTIFSVGVHGTLVRGTDMLFVGDSQASCQAIRDGSAVVGEVLRQLRWAERTARVATGEMPVVFTPQGVAGALLGPLATAFSGRMVHQGQSPLAGRLGERLYDRRFSLWDDPTLPYRTGSRICDDEGVASRRLPLVEEGVVRHFLYDLQTAGMAGAEPTGHGSRGPGGQVGISPSCLVFSEGEMGLEELVREVGEGLVVEQLMGAGQGNVLGGDFSGNVLLGYKIEGGEVVGRVKDTVVAGNVHRLLAEALLALGRGRWVGGSLYVPPIAFARLSVAAKG, from the coding sequence ATGCTCGAGGAACTGATAGACGTCGCGCTGAGGCGTGGGGCGCAGGAGGCGGAGGCCTTCTACTCCGAGGTGGAGGAGGCGCCCGTCCTGTTCGAGGCCAACCGTCTCAAGCAGCTCAACGGCCGCCAGGTCTCGGGCGTCGCCCTGCGCGTCATCGTCGACGGCCGCCTGGGGGCCGCCTCCTCCAGCCGCCCCGGCGATGTCGAGGGCCTGGTGGAGATGGCCCTGGAGGCAGCCCCCTACGGCCCCGAGGCCCACTTCAGCTTCCCAGCTGAGGACGGCTACCCCCAGGTAGAGACCTACGACGTGGCGGTGGAGGCCTTCCCTCTGGACGACATGGTTCACCTGGGCCAGTCCCTCATCGACGCCGTCCGGCGACAGCAGCCCGAGCTGGTGTGCGACGCCAGCGTCCGCAAGGCCATCCATCGGGTGGTGGGCCTCAACTCCAACGGCGGCAGCTTTCAGTACCGTCGCACCATCTTCTCCGTGGGTGTGCACGGTACCCTGGTGCGGGGCACCGATATGCTCTTCGTGGGCGACTCTCAGGCCTCCTGCCAGGCCATCCGCGACGGGTCGGCGGTGGTGGGGGAGGTGCTGCGCCAGTTGCGCTGGGCCGAGCGCACGGCCAGGGTCGCCACCGGCGAGATGCCGGTGGTCTTCACCCCCCAGGGCGTGGCGGGGGCGCTGCTGGGGCCGCTGGCCACCGCCTTTTCGGGGCGGATGGTGCACCAGGGCCAGTCGCCCCTGGCCGGTCGCCTGGGCGAGCGCCTCTACGACCGCCGCTTCTCCCTGTGGGATGACCCTACGCTGCCCTACCGCACTGGCAGCCGCATCTGTGACGACGAGGGCGTGGCCAGCCGTCGCCTGCCCCTGGTGGAGGAAGGGGTGGTGCGCCACTTCCTCTACGACCTGCAGACGGCGGGCATGGCCGGGGCCGAGCCCACCGGCCACGGCAGCCGCGGGCCGGGCGGGCAGGTGGGCATATCCCCCTCCTGCCTGGTGTTCTCCGAGGGCGAGATGGGCCTGGAAGAGCTGGTGCGAGAGGTGGGGGAGGGCCTGGTGGTGGAGCAGCTCATGGGCGCCGGCCAGGGCAACGTGCTGGGGGGCGACTTCTCGGGCAACGTCCTGCTCGGGTATAAAATAGAGGGTGGCGAGGTGGTGGGCCGGGTCAAGGACACGGTGGTGGCGGGCAACGTCCACCGCCTCCTGGCCGAGGCCCTACTGGCCCTGGGGCGCGGCCGCTGGGTGGGCGGCTCCCTTTACGTGCCGCCCATAGCCTTCGCCCGCCTCAGCGTGGCCGCCAAGGGATAA
- a CDS encoding HEAT repeat domain-containing protein, with product MSWGTLLEELAEPHRPLRASHLARLSDLTPARQGELARLWPRIETPRRRRIVERLVEMSEEDLVLDFSPVFLLALEDPDADVRTLAVRGLWGDERRQVLQRLLAVLESDPEPRVRAEAALALGNFVRRYSVGHLRERHFRPIESALRRAIESPDEAEEVRARALEAIGYCADRAWVREAIRTAFESGRHRLRVSALQAMGRSGESRWLPLLLRELSSDDPELRYEAAAACGAIGDEAAVPHLAPLLQDEDEEVREAAIAALGEIGGREARELLLPLLEDPSPAIRAAAEAALAELEFGEDPFSLRSFLDER from the coding sequence GTGTCCTGGGGAACGCTCCTGGAGGAGCTGGCAGAGCCGCATAGGCCCCTGCGGGCCTCCCACCTGGCCCGGCTCTCGGACTTGACCCCGGCCCGACAGGGAGAGCTGGCACGTCTCTGGCCCCGCATCGAGACCCCCCGCAGGCGCCGCATCGTCGAAAGGCTGGTGGAGATGTCGGAGGAGGACCTGGTGCTGGACTTCAGCCCCGTGTTCCTCCTGGCCCTCGAAGACCCCGACGCCGACGTGCGAACGCTGGCTGTCCGCGGACTCTGGGGCGACGAGCGACGACAGGTGCTGCAGAGGCTGCTGGCGGTGCTGGAGTCGGACCCGGAGCCCCGGGTGCGGGCCGAGGCCGCTCTGGCCCTGGGCAACTTCGTCCGACGCTACTCCGTTGGGCACCTGCGGGAGAGGCACTTCCGGCCCATCGAGAGCGCCCTGCGGCGGGCCATCGAGAGCCCCGACGAGGCCGAGGAGGTGCGGGCCAGGGCGCTGGAGGCCATCGGCTACTGTGCCGACCGAGCCTGGGTGAGGGAGGCCATACGCACCGCCTTCGAGAGCGGCCGCCACCGGCTGCGAGTCAGCGCCCTGCAGGCCATGGGGCGCAGCGGCGAGTCCCGTTGGCTCCCCCTGCTGCTGCGGGAGCTGTCCAGCGACGACCCGGAGCTGCGCTACGAGGCAGCCGCCGCCTGTGGGGCCATAGGTGACGAAGCGGCGGTGCCCCATCTGGCCCCCCTGCTGCAGGACGAGGACGAGGAGGTGCGGGAGGCCGCCATCGCCGCCCTGGGCGAGATCGGCGGCCGCGAGGCGCGGGAGCTGCTCCTCCCCTTGCTGGAAGACCCATCGCCGGCCATCCGCGCTGCCGCCGAGGCAGCCCTGGCCGAGCTGGAGTTCGGGGAGGACCCCTTCTCCCTGCGCTCCTTCCTGGATGAACGCTAG